In one window of Streptomyces roseofulvus DNA:
- the gmk gene encoding guanylate kinase, with translation MAAEVRPRLTVLSGPSGVGKSTVVAHMRKVHPEVWLSVSATTRKPRPGEKHGVQYFFVTDDEFDKLIANGELLEWAEFAGNRYGTPRSAVVERLEKGEPVLLEIELQGARQVKESMADSRLVFLAPPSWEELVRRLTGRGTESPEVIERRLAAAKVELAAESEFDTTLVNTSVEDVARELLTLMHVV, from the coding sequence ATGGCAGCAGAGGTACGTCCGCGGCTGACCGTGCTCTCCGGCCCCTCAGGGGTCGGCAAGAGCACGGTCGTCGCTCATATGCGCAAGGTCCACCCCGAGGTCTGGCTCTCGGTGTCGGCCACGACACGAAAGCCCCGCCCCGGCGAGAAGCACGGCGTCCAGTACTTCTTCGTCACGGACGACGAGTTCGACAAGCTGATCGCCAACGGTGAGCTCCTCGAGTGGGCCGAGTTCGCGGGCAACCGCTACGGCACCCCCCGCAGCGCGGTCGTCGAGCGCCTGGAGAAGGGCGAGCCCGTCCTCCTGGAGATCGAACTCCAGGGCGCACGGCAGGTGAAGGAGTCCATGGCCGACTCCCGGCTCGTCTTCCTGGCCCCGCCGAGCTGGGAGGAGCTGGTCCGCCGGCTCACCGGCCGCGGCACCGAGTCGCCCGAGGTCATCGAGCGGCGTCTGGCGGCCGCCAAGGTCGAGCTCGCCGCCGAGTCGGAGTTCGACACCACGCTCGTCAACACCTCCGTCGAGGACGTCGCGCGTGAGCTGCTAACGTTGATGCACGTAGTCTGA
- the rpoZ gene encoding DNA-directed RNA polymerase subunit omega, with protein MSSSITAPEGIINPPIDELLEATDSKYSLVIYAAKRARQINAYYSQLGEGLLEYVGPLVDTHVHEKPLSIALREINAGLLTSEAVEGPVQ; from the coding sequence GTGTCCTCTTCCATCACCGCGCCCGAGGGCATCATCAACCCGCCGATCGACGAGCTGCTCGAGGCCACTGACTCGAAGTACAGCCTCGTGATCTACGCGGCCAAGCGCGCGCGTCAGATCAACGCGTACTACTCGCAGCTCGGTGAGGGCCTGCTGGAGTACGTCGGTCCCCTCGTCGACACCCACGTCCACGAGAAGCCGCTCTCGATCGCCCTGCGCGAGATCAACGCGGGTCTGCTGACCTCCGAGGCCGTCGAGGGCCCCGTTCAGTAA
- the metK gene encoding methionine adenosyltransferase, which produces MSRRLFTSESVTEGHPDKIADQISDTILDALLREDPTSRVAVETLITTGLVHVAGEVTTKAWADIPTLVRNKILEIGYDSSKKGFDGASCGVSVSIGSQSADIAQGVDTAYEQRVEGDEDELDKQGAGDQGLMFGYASDETPELMPLPIHLAHRLSRRLTEVRKNGTIPYLRPDGKTQVTIEYDGDKAVRLDTVVVSSQHASDIDLDSLLAPDIREFVVEHVLKQLVEDGIKLDTDGYRLLVNPTGRFEIGGPMGDAGLTGRKIIIDTYGGMARHGGGAFSGKDPSKVDRSAAYAMRWVAKNVVAAGLASRCEVQVAYAIGKAEPVGLFVETFGTNTVETEKIENAIGEVFDLRPAAIIRDLDLLRPIYSQTAAYGHFGRELPDFTWERTDRVDALKKAAGL; this is translated from the coding sequence GTGTCCCGTCGTCTGTTCACCTCGGAGTCCGTCACCGAGGGACACCCCGACAAGATCGCTGACCAGATCAGCGACACCATCCTCGACGCGCTGCTCCGGGAGGACCCCACCTCCCGCGTCGCCGTCGAGACGCTGATCACCACCGGCCTCGTGCACGTCGCCGGCGAGGTGACCACCAAGGCGTGGGCGGACATCCCCACCCTCGTCCGCAACAAGATCCTCGAGATCGGGTACGACTCCTCGAAGAAGGGCTTCGACGGCGCCTCCTGCGGCGTGTCGGTGTCCATCGGGTCGCAGTCCGCGGACATCGCGCAGGGTGTCGACACCGCCTACGAGCAGCGGGTCGAGGGCGACGAGGACGAGCTCGACAAGCAGGGCGCCGGCGACCAGGGCCTGATGTTCGGCTACGCCTCGGACGAGACCCCCGAGCTGATGCCGCTGCCGATCCACCTCGCGCACCGGCTCTCCCGCCGCCTCACCGAGGTCCGCAAGAACGGGACCATCCCGTACCTGCGCCCCGACGGCAAGACCCAGGTCACCATCGAGTACGACGGCGACAAGGCCGTCCGCCTCGACACGGTCGTCGTCTCCTCGCAGCACGCCTCGGACATCGACCTCGACTCGCTGCTCGCGCCCGACATCCGCGAGTTCGTCGTCGAGCACGTCCTGAAGCAGCTCGTCGAGGACGGCATCAAGCTCGACACCGACGGCTACCGCCTGCTGGTCAACCCGACCGGCCGCTTCGAGATCGGCGGCCCGATGGGCGACGCCGGTCTCACCGGCCGCAAGATCATCATCGACACGTACGGCGGCATGGCCCGCCACGGCGGCGGCGCCTTCTCCGGCAAGGACCCGTCCAAGGTCGACCGCTCGGCCGCCTACGCCATGCGCTGGGTCGCCAAGAACGTCGTCGCGGCGGGCCTCGCCTCCCGCTGCGAGGTCCAGGTGGCGTACGCCATCGGCAAGGCCGAGCCCGTCGGCCTCTTCGTCGAGACCTTCGGCACCAACACGGTGGAGACCGAGAAGATCGAGAACGCCATCGGCGAGGTCTTCGACCTCCGCCCGGCCGCGATCATCCGCGACCTCGACCTGCTCCGCCCGATCTACTCCCAGACCGCCGCCTACGGCCACTTCGGCCGCGAGCTGCCGGACTTCACCTGGGAGCGCACCGACCGCGTCGACGCCCTGAAGAAGGCCGCCGGCCTGTAA
- a CDS encoding primosomal protein N': protein MSSEKENPEGPEQLALIRETVRKAKVPRAKPRTWRDAALAKELPVARVVVNKGALHLDQFFDYAVPEELDEVARPGVRVRVRFGAGAGQVRGGRREGGRLIDGFLVERRASSDYSGPLAALADVVSPEPVLGPELLGLARAVADRYAGSLADVLQLAVPPRSAAAERRSSPAPLPPPPPPAAGSWGRYEQGAAFLESLARGGTPRAVWTALPGPHWAEEIARAVAATLASGRGALVVVPDGRAVGRVDAALTAVLGEGRHAVLTAEAGPEKRYGQWLAVRRGSVRAVVGTRAAMFAPVRDLGLAVVWDDGDGSHSDPHAPQPHAREVLLLRAAHDRCAFLLGSTGCTVEAAQLVESGWARPLAASRDQVRRAAPLVRTVGDDLLARDGAARAARLPSLAWETLRDGLRTGPVLIQVPRRGYVPRLACQQCRTPARCRHCAGPLEAPDQRELHCGWCGREAPAWHCEACGSTRLRAQVVGARRTAEELGRAFPAVPVRTSGRDHVLDRVPDRPALVVSTPGAEPVADGGYAAALLLDGWALLGRPDLRAGEEALRRWMDAASLVRGQEEGGTVVVVAEPTLRPVQALVRWDPVGHAQRELAERAELGFPPVSRMAAVSGPPESVETFLAAAALPMDAEILGPVPLPVVRPGSARRPGDPPPGEQWERALVRVPPGSGAALAQALKHARASRQARGTGDTVRIRVDPPDIG, encoded by the coding sequence GTGAGCAGCGAGAAGGAGAATCCCGAGGGGCCCGAGCAGCTCGCGCTCATCCGGGAGACCGTGCGGAAGGCGAAGGTGCCGCGGGCCAAGCCGCGGACCTGGCGGGATGCCGCGCTCGCCAAGGAGCTGCCGGTCGCGCGGGTGGTGGTCAACAAGGGGGCGCTCCATCTCGACCAGTTCTTCGACTACGCGGTGCCCGAGGAGCTCGACGAGGTCGCCCGGCCGGGCGTGCGGGTGCGGGTGCGGTTCGGGGCCGGGGCCGGGCAGGTGCGGGGCGGGCGGCGGGAGGGCGGGCGGCTGATCGACGGGTTCCTCGTCGAGCGGCGGGCCTCCTCCGACTACTCCGGGCCGCTGGCCGCGCTCGCCGACGTGGTGTCGCCCGAGCCGGTGCTCGGACCCGAGCTGCTGGGTCTCGCGCGGGCCGTCGCCGACCGGTACGCGGGGAGCCTCGCCGACGTGCTCCAGCTCGCCGTGCCGCCGCGCAGCGCGGCCGCCGAGCGCCGTTCCTCGCCCGCCCCGCTGCCGCCGCCCCCGCCGCCCGCCGCGGGCAGCTGGGGGCGGTACGAGCAGGGAGCCGCGTTCCTGGAGTCGCTGGCCCGCGGCGGGACGCCGCGGGCGGTCTGGACGGCGCTGCCGGGGCCGCACTGGGCCGAGGAGATCGCCCGCGCGGTGGCCGCCACCCTCGCCTCCGGGCGGGGCGCCCTCGTCGTCGTGCCCGACGGGCGGGCCGTCGGGCGGGTCGACGCGGCGCTCACCGCCGTCCTGGGGGAGGGACGGCACGCGGTGCTCACCGCCGAGGCCGGGCCGGAGAAGCGGTACGGGCAGTGGCTCGCCGTGCGACGCGGCTCGGTGCGGGCCGTCGTCGGCACCCGGGCCGCCATGTTCGCGCCGGTCAGGGACCTGGGGCTGGCCGTCGTCTGGGACGACGGCGACGGCAGCCACAGCGACCCGCACGCCCCCCAGCCGCACGCCCGCGAGGTGCTGCTGCTGCGCGCCGCCCACGACCGGTGCGCCTTCCTCCTCGGCTCCACCGGCTGCACCGTCGAGGCCGCGCAGCTCGTCGAGTCCGGCTGGGCCCGGCCGCTCGCCGCGAGCCGCGACCAGGTCCGCCGGGCCGCGCCCCTCGTCCGTACCGTCGGCGACGACCTCCTCGCCCGGGACGGCGCCGCGCGGGCCGCCCGGCTGCCGTCGCTCGCCTGGGAGACCCTCCGGGACGGGCTGCGCACCGGCCCGGTCCTGATCCAGGTGCCCCGCCGGGGGTACGTGCCCCGGCTCGCCTGCCAGCAGTGCCGGACGCCCGCCCGCTGCCGCCACTGCGCCGGACCGCTGGAGGCGCCCGACCAGCGCGAGCTGCACTGCGGCTGGTGCGGGCGCGAGGCCCCGGCCTGGCACTGCGAGGCGTGCGGCTCGACCCGGCTGCGCGCCCAGGTGGTCGGCGCCCGGCGGACGGCGGAGGAGCTGGGCCGGGCCTTCCCCGCCGTGCCGGTGCGGACCTCCGGACGCGACCACGTCCTGGACCGGGTCCCGGACCGTCCCGCCCTGGTCGTCTCCACCCCCGGCGCCGAACCGGTCGCCGACGGCGGCTACGCGGCGGCGCTGCTGCTCGACGGCTGGGCGCTGCTCGGCCGCCCCGACCTGCGGGCCGGCGAGGAGGCGCTGCGCCGCTGGATGGACGCGGCCTCCCTGGTCCGGGGGCAGGAGGAGGGCGGCACCGTGGTGGTGGTCGCCGAGCCGACGCTCCGGCCGGTGCAGGCCCTGGTCCGCTGGGACCCGGTGGGGCACGCCCAGCGGGAGCTGGCCGAGCGCGCCGAGCTGGGCTTCCCGCCGGTCTCCCGGATGGCCGCGGTGAGCGGTCCGCCCGAGTCCGTGGAGACCTTCCTGGCGGCCGCCGCACTGCCGATGGACGCGGAGATCCTCGGGCCGGTGCCGCTGCCGGTCGTCCGCCCCGGCTCCGCCCGCCGGCCCGGCGACCCGCCGCCCGGCGAGCAGTGGGAGCGCGCCCTGGTCCGGGTGCCGCCGGGCAGCGGCGCGGCCCTCGCGCAGGCCCTCAAGCACGCCCGGGCGAGCCGCCAGGCGCGCGGCACCGGCGACACCGTCCGGATCAGGGTGGACCCGCCCGACATCGGCTGA
- the coaBC gene encoding bifunctional phosphopantothenoylcysteine decarboxylase/phosphopantothenate--cysteine ligase CoaBC, producing MESSASREHAAAWGETTVTKPKVVLGVSGGIAAYKACELLRRLTESGHDVRVVPTDSALHFVGAATWSALSGNPVSTEVWDAVHEVPHVRIGQAADLVVVAPATADMLAKAAHGLADDLLTNTLLTARCPVVFAPAMHTEMWEHPATQENVATLRRRGAVVVEPAVGRLTGVDTGKGRLPDPGEIFEVCRRILARGVTAPDLAGRHVVVSAGGTREPLDPVRYLGNRSSGKQGYALAKAAAARGARVTLVEANTGLPDPAGVDVVHTGTAVQLREAVLKAAADADAVVMAAAVADFRPATYAPGKIKKTDDGGAPTIELVRNPDILAELSADRALPGQVVVGFAAETDDVLANGRAKLARKGCDLLVVNEVGERKTFGSEENEAVVLAADGTETPVPYGPKEALAETVWDLVLPRLRERTT from the coding sequence ATGGAGTCGTCCGCCAGCCGAGAACACGCCGCCGCGTGGGGAGAGACAACCGTGACCAAGCCGAAGGTCGTCCTGGGGGTGAGCGGCGGCATCGCCGCCTACAAGGCGTGCGAGCTGCTGCGCCGGCTCACCGAGTCGGGCCATGACGTCCGGGTCGTCCCCACCGACTCCGCGCTCCACTTCGTCGGCGCCGCCACCTGGTCCGCGCTCTCCGGCAACCCGGTCTCCACCGAGGTCTGGGACGCCGTCCACGAGGTCCCGCACGTCCGCATCGGCCAGGCCGCCGACCTCGTCGTCGTCGCCCCCGCCACCGCCGACATGCTCGCCAAGGCCGCCCACGGCCTTGCCGACGACCTCCTCACCAACACGCTGCTCACCGCGCGCTGTCCGGTCGTCTTCGCCCCCGCCATGCACACCGAGATGTGGGAGCACCCGGCCACCCAGGAGAACGTGGCCACCCTCCGCCGCCGCGGGGCCGTCGTCGTCGAGCCCGCCGTCGGCCGCCTCACCGGCGTCGACACCGGCAAGGGCCGGCTCCCGGACCCCGGCGAGATCTTCGAGGTCTGCCGCAGGATCCTCGCCCGTGGCGTCACCGCCCCCGACCTCGCCGGCCGCCACGTCGTGGTGAGCGCGGGCGGCACCCGCGAGCCCCTCGACCCGGTCCGCTACCTGGGCAACCGCTCCTCCGGCAAGCAGGGGTACGCCCTGGCCAAGGCCGCCGCCGCGCGCGGCGCCCGGGTCACCCTCGTCGAGGCCAACACCGGCCTGCCCGACCCGGCCGGCGTCGACGTCGTCCACACCGGCACCGCCGTCCAGCTCCGCGAGGCCGTCCTCAAGGCCGCCGCGGACGCCGACGCGGTCGTCATGGCCGCCGCCGTCGCCGACTTCCGCCCGGCGACGTACGCCCCCGGCAAGATCAAGAAGACGGACGACGGGGGAGCGCCGACCATCGAGCTGGTCCGCAACCCCGACATCCTCGCCGAGCTGTCCGCCGACCGCGCCCTGCCCGGCCAGGTCGTCGTCGGCTTCGCCGCCGAGACCGACGACGTGCTCGCCAACGGGCGCGCCAAGCTCGCCCGCAAGGGCTGCGACCTCCTCGTCGTCAACGAGGTCGGCGAGCGCAAGACCTTCGGCTCGGAGGAGAACGAGGCCGTCGTCCTCGCCGCCGACGGCACCGAGACCCCGGTCCCGTACGGCCCGAAGGAAGCCCTCGCCGAGACCGTCTGGGACCTCGTCCTGCCGCGCCTGCGCGAGCGGACCACCTGA
- a CDS encoding toll/interleukin-1 receptor domain-containing protein, with translation MAEIFINYRTGDGNEIAALLDEALRTRFGDDAVFYSGRSGRPGERFPSALLTAVRRSSVLLAVIGPEWADHPGLRREDDWVRVEILEAWRCGVHVIPVLRGRRTERLSPAALPPELAPLAELNSLRIDSQSHTEGTAAIGDAIVQLVPRLAARHTEVGAADDRHGTETTQNALAGGNSGFSIQGRDIGRIDTLVTNPTGPVNTGSGTQNNQNHTHRPHMTGDGAAYVAGDNHGGISHRFGRTERDEADGR, from the coding sequence GTGGCTGAGATCTTCATCAACTACCGCACCGGCGACGGCAACGAGATCGCCGCCCTCCTCGACGAGGCCCTGCGGACCCGCTTCGGCGACGACGCCGTCTTCTACTCGGGGCGCTCGGGCCGACCCGGGGAGCGCTTTCCCTCGGCTCTGCTCACCGCGGTGCGCCGCAGCAGTGTCCTGCTCGCCGTGATCGGCCCCGAGTGGGCCGACCATCCCGGTCTACGCCGGGAGGACGACTGGGTACGCGTGGAGATCCTGGAGGCCTGGCGCTGCGGCGTCCATGTGATCCCCGTCCTTCGCGGGCGCCGGACGGAACGGCTCTCTCCCGCCGCTCTGCCGCCGGAGCTCGCGCCTCTGGCCGAGCTGAACTCCCTGCGGATCGACTCGCAGAGCCATACCGAGGGCACGGCGGCGATCGGGGACGCCATCGTCCAGCTCGTCCCGCGCCTCGCTGCCCGGCACACCGAGGTCGGCGCGGCGGACGACCGCCACGGAACGGAGACCACCCAGAACGCGCTCGCCGGCGGCAACAGCGGCTTCAGCATCCAGGGCCGGGACATCGGCCGGATCGACACCCTCGTCACGAACCCCACGGGCCCGGTCAACACCGGATCCGGCACGCAGAACAACCAGAACCACACGCACCGCCCGCACATGACGGGCGACGGGGCGGCCTATGTGGCCGGGGACAATCACGGCGGCATCTCGCACAGGTTCGGGCGTACGGAGAGGGACGAGGCCGACGGCCGATGA
- a CDS encoding quinone-dependent dihydroorotate dehydrogenase, with translation MYKLFFQLVFQRMDPEKAHYLAFRWIRLAARVPVLRTFVAAVLAPRYKELRTEALGLRMHGPFGLAAGFDKNAVAIDGMAMLGFDHVEIGTVTGEAQPGNPKKRLFRLVPDRALINRMGFNNEGSAAVAARLHARVPVFRTVVGVNIGKTKVVEEADAAADYVKSTERLAAHADYLVVNVSSPNTPGLRNLQATESLRPLLTAVREAADRTVTDRRVPLLVKIAPDLADEDVDAVADLAVELGLDGIIATNTTIAREGLGLTSAPALVQETGGLSGAPLKERSLEVLRRLYARVGDRIVLVGVGGIENAEDAWQRILAGATLIQGYSAFIYEGPFYARAIHKGLAARLAASPYATIAEAVGADHRKAAQ, from the coding sequence ATGTACAAGCTCTTCTTCCAGCTCGTCTTCCAGCGCATGGACCCCGAGAAGGCCCACTACCTGGCCTTCCGCTGGATCCGGCTCGCGGCCCGCGTCCCCGTCCTGCGCACCTTCGTCGCGGCCGTCCTCGCGCCCCGGTACAAGGAGCTGCGCACCGAGGCCCTGGGCCTCCGCATGCACGGCCCCTTCGGTCTCGCCGCCGGCTTCGACAAGAACGCCGTCGCCATCGACGGCATGGCCATGCTCGGCTTCGACCACGTCGAGATCGGCACGGTCACCGGCGAGGCCCAGCCCGGCAACCCCAAGAAGCGGCTCTTCCGCCTCGTCCCCGACCGGGCCCTGATCAACCGCATGGGCTTCAACAACGAGGGCTCCGCCGCCGTCGCGGCCCGCCTCCACGCGCGCGTGCCGGTCTTCAGGACCGTCGTCGGCGTCAACATCGGCAAGACCAAGGTCGTCGAGGAGGCCGACGCGGCCGCCGACTACGTGAAGTCCACCGAGCGCCTCGCCGCCCACGCCGACTACCTCGTCGTCAACGTCTCCTCGCCGAACACCCCCGGCCTGCGCAACCTCCAGGCCACCGAGTCGCTGCGCCCGCTGCTCACCGCCGTCCGCGAGGCCGCCGACCGCACGGTCACCGACCGCCGCGTCCCGCTCCTGGTGAAGATCGCCCCCGACCTCGCCGACGAGGACGTGGACGCCGTCGCCGACCTCGCCGTCGAGCTCGGCCTGGACGGCATCATCGCCACCAACACCACCATCGCCCGCGAGGGCCTCGGCCTGACCTCCGCCCCGGCCCTCGTCCAGGAGACCGGCGGCCTCTCCGGCGCCCCGCTCAAGGAGCGCTCCCTGGAGGTCCTGCGCCGCCTCTACGCGCGCGTGGGCGACCGGATCGTCCTGGTGGGCGTCGGCGGCATCGAGAACGCCGAGGACGCCTGGCAGCGGATCCTCGCCGGCGCCACCCTGATCCAGGGCTACAGCGCCTTCATCTACGAGGGCCCGTTCTACGCCCGCGCCATCCACAAGGGCCTCGCCGCGCGCCTCGCGGCCTCCCCGTACGCCACGATCGCCGAAGCCGTCGGCGCCGACCACCGAAAGGCCGCCCAGTGA
- a CDS encoding helix-turn-helix transcriptional regulator, which yields MSTLSKFGPELRRRRQAAGMTLDGLAARVHYSKGQLSKVETGAQRPTAELARLCDTALGADGALSALAPTGPGPALLGRRRVMAGAAVSALALGVPPAAAGQGTRAVEQVADAVGSPLVEGVRALFDQFRALGQTAPSAALLPALEAQTRALPALAEGAGTRSGRELYLLASRFAEYTGWMAQESGDERAALAWTDHAVRLAAAGGDRHLEAYALVRRGLVTFYAGDARSTVDIVQGAQAGRLPARIRGLAAQREAQGHALSGDRSACLRALDRARTLLDRAAADGSAVTLPVIGTTHLHDPSAMTTGWCLLDLGLPGPAAEVLDREVVRIPVHATRTRVRYGVRRALAHAVAGEVEHACDLAVPLLGEGEALASGTIRTDLRRLARVLARHPRNPHAHALAPRLAAALQDPFQPAPVREAASRG from the coding sequence GTGAGCACGTTGTCGAAGTTCGGCCCGGAGCTGCGTCGAAGGCGGCAGGCGGCCGGCATGACGCTGGACGGTCTGGCCGCCCGCGTGCACTACAGCAAGGGCCAGCTGAGCAAGGTGGAGACGGGTGCCCAGCGGCCGACCGCCGAGCTGGCCCGCCTGTGCGACACGGCGCTCGGCGCGGACGGCGCGCTGTCCGCGCTGGCACCGACCGGCCCGGGGCCGGCTCTGCTCGGCCGACGGCGGGTCATGGCCGGCGCAGCTGTCTCCGCGCTCGCGCTCGGTGTCCCACCCGCTGCCGCCGGCCAGGGGACGCGGGCCGTGGAGCAGGTCGCGGACGCGGTCGGCAGCCCGCTGGTGGAGGGGGTGCGCGCGCTGTTCGATCAGTTCCGGGCACTGGGCCAGACGGCTCCCTCGGCCGCGTTGCTGCCCGCTCTGGAGGCACAGACCCGGGCCCTTCCCGCGCTCGCCGAAGGCGCGGGGACCCGCTCGGGGAGGGAGTTGTACCTGCTCGCCTCCCGGTTCGCGGAGTACACCGGCTGGATGGCCCAGGAGAGCGGCGACGAGCGGGCGGCCCTGGCGTGGACGGATCACGCCGTGCGCCTCGCGGCCGCCGGGGGCGACCGTCATCTGGAAGCGTACGCGCTCGTCCGCCGGGGGCTGGTGACCTTCTACGCGGGGGACGCCCGCTCCACCGTCGACATCGTCCAGGGTGCCCAGGCCGGTCGATTACCCGCCCGCATCAGGGGACTCGCCGCCCAGCGCGAGGCCCAGGGGCATGCCTTGAGCGGTGACCGGAGCGCGTGCCTGCGCGCACTGGACCGGGCACGGACGCTGCTCGACCGGGCGGCCGCGGACGGCAGCGCGGTCACACTCCCGGTCATCGGCACCACCCACCTCCACGACCCGTCGGCCATGACAACCGGCTGGTGCCTGCTCGATCTCGGTCTGCCGGGTCCGGCCGCCGAAGTCCTCGACCGGGAGGTCGTACGGATCCCGGTCCACGCGACCCGTACGCGCGTCCGCTACGGCGTCCGCCGGGCGCTCGCCCACGCTGTCGCGGGCGAGGTCGAACACGCCTGCGACCTTGCGGTCCCGCTGCTCGGAGAGGGCGAGGCACTGGCCTCTGGGACCATCCGGACGGATCTGCGCCGGCTCGCCCGGGTCCTCGCCCGGCACCCCCGCAACCCGCACGCCCACGCCCTGGCACCGCGGCTGGCCGCCGCGCTGCAGGACCCCTTCCAGCCCGCCCCCGTACGAGAGGCAGCCTCGCGTGGCTGA
- a CDS encoding integration host factor, with product MALPPLTPEQRAAALEKAAAARRERAEVKNRLKHSGASLHEVIKQGQENDVIGKMKVSALLESLPGVGKVRAKQIMERLGISESRRVRGLGSNQIASLEREFGGAGA from the coding sequence GTGGCTCTTCCGCCCCTTACCCCTGAACAGCGCGCAGCCGCGCTCGAAAAGGCCGCCGCGGCTCGCCGGGAGCGGGCCGAGGTCAAGAATCGACTCAAGCACTCCGGCGCCTCCCTCCACGAGGTCATCAAGCAGGGCCAGGAGAACGACGTCATCGGCAAGATGAAGGTCTCCGCCCTCCTTGAGTCCCTTCCCGGCGTCGGCAAGGTCCGCGCCAAGCAGATCATGGAGCGGCTCGGCATCTCCGAGAGCCGCCGTGTCCGGGGTCTCGGCTCCAACCAGATCGCCTCCCTGGAGCGCGAGTTCGGCGGCGCCGGCGCCTGA
- the pyrF gene encoding orotidine-5'-phosphate decarboxylase, producing the protein MTLSFGTRLRSAMDERGPLCVGIDPHASLLGSWGLADDIAGLERFTYTVVEALADTVAVFKPQAAFFERFGSRGIAVLERATADLRAAGGLVVMDAKRGDIGSTMAAYAEAFLRKDSPLFSDALTVSPYLGYGSLKPAVDLARESGAGLFVLALTSNPEGAEVQRAVREDGRTVGATMLARLAEENAGETPMGSFGAVVGATLGDLSSFDLDINGPLLAPGIGAQGATPADLPVVFGDAVRNVVPNVSRGVLRAGPDASALQDAAARYADEIRAAVAG; encoded by the coding sequence GTGACCCTCTCCTTCGGCACCCGTCTGCGCTCCGCCATGGACGAGCGCGGCCCGCTCTGCGTCGGCATCGACCCGCACGCCTCCCTGCTGGGCTCCTGGGGCCTCGCGGACGACATCGCGGGCCTGGAGCGCTTCACGTACACCGTGGTCGAGGCGCTGGCGGACACCGTCGCCGTCTTCAAGCCGCAGGCCGCCTTCTTCGAGCGCTTCGGCTCGCGCGGCATCGCCGTCCTGGAGCGCGCCACGGCGGATCTGCGCGCGGCCGGCGGGCTGGTCGTCATGGACGCCAAGCGCGGCGACATCGGCTCCACGATGGCCGCCTACGCGGAGGCCTTCCTCCGGAAGGACTCCCCGCTCTTCTCGGACGCCCTCACGGTCTCCCCGTACCTCGGCTACGGCTCCCTGAAGCCGGCCGTCGACCTGGCCCGCGAGTCCGGCGCCGGCCTCTTCGTGCTGGCCCTGACCTCCAACCCGGAGGGCGCCGAGGTCCAGCGGGCCGTCCGTGAGGACGGCCGCACCGTCGGCGCGACCATGCTCGCCCGCCTTGCCGAGGAGAACGCGGGGGAGACCCCCATGGGCTCCTTCGGCGCGGTCGTCGGTGCCACCCTCGGCGACCTCTCCTCCTTCGACCTCGACATCAACGGCCCGCTGCTCGCCCCGGGCATCGGCGCCCAGGGCGCCACCCCGGCCGACCTCCCGGTCGTCTTCGGGGACGCGGTCCGCAACGTCGTCCCGAACGTGAGCCGGGGCGTGCTGCGGGCCGGACCGGACGCGTCCGCCCTGCAGGACGCGGCGGCGCGCTACGCGGACGAGATCCGGGCGGCCGTCGCCGGCTGA